In Gimesia panareensis, the genomic window TAACCCGGGCCAGCACTATCGCCTGTGCGGACGCCCGGCCAACACGGAGGCTCACATGAGCAATCTGCTGCTCAGCATGGCCCAGAAAATGGGTGTGGAAACAGAGACCTTCGGAGACAGCAATAGCGAACTGGAGTTGGGATGAGCCGTCGATTGAAATTCCTGGTCTGCCTGACCCTGCTCTTGTGCATGTCGCAGGGAGTCAACGCAGAGGACAAACCCTTCCGGCCGCAACCCGGAACGTTTCCACCGATTACCGAAGCCAGATCCTACCGGGGCGAACTCGTCTTTGTCGATCACGTCAATCGCCGCGGCAGTCTGCGTCTGCACGTGGATGGCCATTTCCGTGAGGGCCGCTTACATCATTTCGCCATGTTACCCTACGGGATGATCCGTTACCGCGGTGCTCCCGCAGCACTGAAAGACATCCCCATCGGCACCGTGCTGTATGGCCGCTTCTACCTGCCACCTGACCCGAAGACTTCCATCGTTCCCGTCGTAAAGCGAAAAGATGTCACCGCCCCACCTGAGAATTACGCGATTCTGCTGGAGGACGGCCCCAGTCTCTGTCTGCGGGAAGGCAAGTCCTGGAAATTGAAAGAAGTAAAGATCAACGGTGCTGAAGGCTCCCTGACTGCCAGCCTCGACCGTAAAGAGGGAGGCGAAGGACTCGGCGGCGAACACGAACTGACCATCGACGGCGCCACCCGCATCTGGCGGGGACGCGAACTGCTCGGCCTCAACGATCTGATTACAGAGGGTACCTGGCCGGAAAACGGTGCGAAGCAGTTCAAAGACAAACCGGTGCAACTCAGCCTGACCTGGCACCCCCGCTATCTGTATCAGCAGTTTCATGTCGCCGACCTCTGGCTCGATGAAGCTGCCATGCAGCACGCAACCGCACATCAGCGCGGGACACACATCCGCCACATCCACATGCGGTGGATGCCGGCACGCATCGATGAAGTGCAGAACGAGAATTTCGGACCCGCCACGATCAAAGCGACCCTGTACGGCGGCATGGATCAATCGCTCTACGCGGACTTCAAGCCGGGCATTGGTGCCAAAATGGCTGCGGCAGAAGACACCCTGCGTACCTGGTGGCCCAACCACGATGGGATGGACGGCAGAATCACTGCCGTTAAAAAAGCCTCAGGTAAACCGCCGTTCGGCAGCAGCGGGATCCAGGTCACCTTCCAGGTGCCGCTCGTACTGGAAGGCTTCCGCCCGGGTCGCACGGTTCGTATCCGCCCACATAGCTGGCCTAACGTCAAACCACCCGTGGAAGAGCTGGTCAAAGGCCTTGAGGACCGCTGGCCGAGCCCGGACATATTTGAGAAGTGACGCCCCGGATACCCGATCCGTCTGATTGACAGCCCCAAGACCGAGGACAGGGAATCAGACATCTTAAAACGCTTTTCGTAACTTCCAGCGACGAATGGTGCCGTCGGTACTGCCCGAAACGGCGTATTCATTGCGGGGCGAAATGGCGACACTGGTAACGGCAGCGGAATGACCGGTAAAACGGGACATTTCCTGCTTTCGCTCGACATCCCAATAGCGTACGGTCGCGTCTTCACTTCCGGACACGATGTAACTTCCAGGCGGATTAAATCGCGTCACCGAAGGTAAAGCCACGGAATTCACCGGACCGGTATGCCCTTCCAGGGTCGCCAGCAACTCACCGCTTTCCGTATCCCAGACACGCACAGTGCGGTCACCGCCCCCTGCCACCAGCCGGGTTCCGTCTTCGGAAAGATCCATACACAGGACCTGGAACGACATCCCGCTGAATTCTTTCAGTTTCTTTTGTGTGCGCAAATCCCAGAGTTCGATCAGCCGGGAATTACTGCAGACATAAACTTCATGCTCGGACTGGGGCTTGAAGCGGACTGCATAGACGGGTCGCTGCAATTCCAGCACGCCCGCCTGTTCCCGGTCTGCCAGATTCCATAAACGAACGGAACCATCGAGACTTCCCGAGACCAGCATGCGTGCACTGCTGGCACAATCGACGCTGGTAATCCGCGCCTGATGCCCTGCGAAGCGGACGTCATCATACTCCCCCGTCTGCAGACCGATGCGGCCAAAGTTTTTCCAGGGTCGGACCCCGATATAATTTGCCTGGCTGTTGCTGGCCCCCGTAGCGTAGATGATCCCGGAGCCATCCGGCATCGCCCTGAGTGCGGAAACAGGAGAATTGACCGGGAATGTGGATTCCCGATTCAGTTTTTCCAGCTTCCAGGCCCGGATCCGGCTCTGATCTCCCGCGACGATTTCATATCCGTCCGGAGAAAACATCACGGTATTGATCGGAGAGTCACAGTTGATCAGGTATCCGTCCCGGGGAAACTGTGGCAGCTTCCAGACCCGGACTTCAAATTCTTTCTGTGACCAGTTGGCCAGGGCGCATGCCGCCAGCGTTCCATCTCTCGAAACAGCCAGCTGGCGGACCTGTTGAATCTTCGGATCGTCAACGACTTTCATCTGCTGGCGCACTGCGCCGGTTTCCGGATTCCAGAGTGAAATCAGCCCCCTGGAATCGGCGGTGATAATCTGCAATCCATTCGCGGAAACAGCGGCCTGGACCACATCGGCCCCAAACAAAAGGCCTTTTTCGCCCGTCTGAAGATTCCATGAATTGAGAGACTGATCTTTCTGTAAAGGTGCGGAAAATCCGACATCGCCGGCATCGGGAACAAACAAAAATCGCGGCGTTTTTTTACTGGTGTCGGAAAATCCGGTTTCCTGTTCGCCACTCAATTTGATCTGTCTCAGCGAGACAGGATCAAAACCGTTCCCGTCAGACAGGTAAAAACCATCCATCTCGCGGTTCCAGGCAAGTGACCGGACGGCATTCCGTGCTGAGAACCGTTTGATTTCCTGCCCGGTTTTGATGTCCCACAAGCGAACCGTCTGATCCAGCCCGCCGGAGAGCAGTTGTTTCCCGTCCGGTGTGAACAGCATTGCCTGCACCTGATCGGTATGACCTTTCAGCCTGCGAAACTCGCGTCCGTTTCCATAGGTTGACCACAGGCTGATTGAGCCGTCTCCTAAACTCGTCGCCAGCAGGTCTCCGTCAGGAGCATAAGCCAGCCGACCCGTCGATTCCAGATGTTCTGTCAGCAAATGCGGCCCGTTATAGGAGCGGTCGGTCACATTCATCTTATTCACCGTGCCATCGGCATGGGAAGTCGCCAGGCTCTGATAAACTCCCCCGACCAGCGATGGGTGGAAAATCAGATCCTCGACCATACTCGGAAAGGTAACCCCCCGCTGCTGATAACCGTCTTCCGAAAGTGGACAGTTAAAATGGGCCGGGATCACACCGGACTGATCAGGATTCTCACCGGCAGCAGTGAAGGAACTCTCGGCTGGTGGCACTCCATGGATCAGCAGTGCTCCCACCTTCCCGAACAGAAACAGACAGGCCCCCGCTACCAGGATTCCGGCAACAGCATAAGGGAGCAAACTCCGTTTTGCCGTCGCTGCCTGCAGTGAGCTCCCCAGCACCACTCCCCGGGCCTGGGCTGCGTGAATCCGGGCGTTCAGCAGATCGCGCTGACAGATCAGTTGCTGTAATCGTGCATTGATCTGTGCTTTCTGCAGGGCCATCGACTCCAGCTGTTCCTGTTGTTGCACCGCTTGACGGCGAACCTCTTCCGCCTGTTGTCTGCAGTAGCTTTGTTCCTGAACGGTGTTTCAGATCCGCATGCGCTGCGGTTTCTGCCCGGGACTGAGCCCGCTCAGCGGCGCTCTGCCAGCGGTCTGCCAGTCGATTCAGTTCCTGTAATGACAATTCCGCTTCCTGGTAGAGTGTCTCTAAACTGCTTCGTCGCCGCTGGTACTCCTGAATCGCTCCCTCAAACTGCTGCTGTGTGTTCTGCAACTGCTGCAGCAGTTCGGGAGAGTATTTCCGGAACAGATCCTGCCCTTTTCGCCACTGACGTTTCCAGAAACCGGCTGGTTGTATTGCGTCGCAAGCTTCCGGCAGCAAAAGTGCTTCAAAGCGGGGCGATTCAATGATCGTGGTCCGGGACGGTTCCACTGCAGAAATGGATTCACCTGCGGATTGCTGGTCGGCACCAGGAGATCCCGCCTGGAGCCGCGATTCAGTGGTGGGATCATATCCCGAACGGAAGGCGCGCAGGTCTTCCAGCACCAGTTCAGCCGACTCATAACGTTCCTCTGGTAATTTCGCCAGCAGCCTGTCGACGATCTTCACCAGCGGTTCGGGAACACCGGGAGCCAGCTTGTGGATCGATTCAGGCGTCTCATAAGCATGTTGAAATATCATGGAGGTCGGGCTGTCCGCCTGAAACGGCAGTCGGCCGGTAAGCATCTGATAGGTGAGCACACCCAGGGAGTATAAATCGGAACGGGGGTCGACAGGCTGTCCGCGTCCCTGTTCCGGGGAGATATAGTCGACCGTCCCCATGACGACTCCGGTCGCTGTCATCTCCGTTTTTGTAAGCAGCGATTTCACCAGGCCGAAATCCGCCAGCAGAACCTTGCGGTTGATGCGATCGAGCAGAATATTTCCCGGTTTGATATCGCGATGAATCATGCCTTCCGCATGCGCTGCTGCCAGGCCACTCAAGACCTGCTCGATGATGGCCAGGGTCTGATCGATCTCGATCCTCGATTTCCGTTTGAGGAGATCGGCCAGGGTCTCTCCTTCGACATACTGCATCACAAAGTAATGGTGACCCTGGTCTTCTCCAATAAAATAGATGGGAATGATATTGGGATGAACCAGCCGGGCTGCTGCGGTGGCCTCAGCATAAAAGCGTTTTACAAATTCATCCTGCCGGGCAAATTCGGGAGGCAGCACCTTGATGGCAACCTGGCGATCGAGCGAACGTTCATAACCCAGATAGACATCTCCCATCCCCCCCTGCCCGATGCGTTCCCGAATCTCGTAGTGTCCCAGTCTCTGAAACGGGAGCTCATCACCACTCTGTTCGGCGGCAGGGTCTGCCTGTGCTGTCTGAGAGGAATCGGAGTCAGTCTGCAGGGACCGTAATGCAGCCCGAAAGCCCTCGATGTTTCTGATCACCGCCGCAGGTTCGAATCCCAGCGTACGATCAATGACGGCACGAAATTCTGTCGGAACTTTGGCCCTGGCCCTGGGACTCCGCAGATAAGACTCGACCTTCTCGCCGGTTAATAAAAAACAGAACAGCGCTCCCAACTGGTAGACGTCGATCCGTTCGGGATCCAGTTGCAGACCGGCCTGCCTGAGCACAGCAGCAGCCTGCTCCCGGTCAATGGAAACATCCAGCTGATCCACCTGTTGTAATTCCGGCGGAAACAGTTGCCGGTCAAAATCAGAACGTCTGAAAATGCGGCTCTCGTCTGCAGCAGATAACCGGGGCTTTCCCGCCTGATTCAGACAGATTTCTTCGGGCGAGATTCGGAGATGCAATCGCTGTGACTGATGCAAAGCCTGAACCTGATCAGCCAGATCGACTATCAGCGTATAGATCTCATCACGGGAGAAATCTTCCCCCCGGAATGCCGTCAGCGGCTGATGCGTTTCACTTTTTACTGAGCCATCGATCATACCAGGCAGATCATCATTATTCTGGGTTCACTTCACACATCTCAGAGCAGTCTGACATCAGGATTCCTTTCAGGCGATCATTGGCCGGAGTTTTGCGCCTGTTTGAGCTGCTCCAGTTCCTGATCGATTTCGCTGTCACTCACTCCCACCTCGTCCCTGTCCCAACTGGCGGGATCGATCCCCTGCAACTCGGCCAGCGCATCGGCTTCTGCTTCCGCCTGTTCGACTTTCTCCCGCAGCTGCTCAAAAGTCTGGAACGCGGAGTCATCCAGGTCAAAATTCATCTCCCCCGAACGGGCATAGATTTTTTTCCGGACCTGCGCCGCTTTATTCCGTGCCGACAAAGTCGCCAGGCTGCGTTTGGCTTCGGCGAGCTTGGCTTTCATTCCGTCCAGCTGATGCCGCAATGTCTGATTCGCCTCCTGACAGACTTTGAGTTGATCCTGCAGCGCGACGGAGATTTTTTCATGTTCCTTTTTGCGAGACAGGGCTTTCCGCGCGAGCTCATCATCTCCCGCCGCGACGGCCTGCGCTGCGCGTTCCTGCCAGTGCCGGGATTCATTCTCGTTATGGGCCATCTCTTTCGCCAGTTTCTTCTCGCTTGCCAGCGATTTCGCTGTTTCCTGCAGGGCCGTCCTGATGGAGTTCTCCATTTCAGAAATCGCCTGTTTCAACATCAGTTCCGGGTTTTCGTACTCTTCCATCATCTCCCCCAGATTGGCAGAGATAATATCGCTGATTTTTTTAAATATACCCATTTTGGATCCTTTCTTGCGATTGAATTCTGAGAAATTCGACCAGGCGTTCTCAGAAAGAAACTGGTTTGTCTTTAGAAATATCAGATCTGTTTCTGCCAGGAACTGAAACGGTTGATCATTCAGAGTTTCAGCTCATGGCCGCCTTCTGTGGTATTGTGATTCGCTCTGGCAGCAGCAACACAGCTGTGACGCCACACACGAACCCAGTCAGATGCCCCAGGCTGGTGACATGAATCTGTCCCTGGAGAAACCAGATCAGGAATCCCAGCAGCTCGAGCACCAGAAACAACAGTGAAAACAGCAGCACAGGCATGGAAGCATGATCCCAGCGGATGAACCATTGCAGGCCATAGCGGGGCAGGCGTAACAGGCCGATCAAAATCGTCAGGGGAAACAGGGCCAGGTAATGCACTTCAACCCGTTTGACGGGCAACAGCAGCGTGGCTGTCGCCAGTACGGCAAAAACCGCACCTGAAGAACCATATATAAAACTGCCCCCCAGACAGCGGGCCAGTATTCCAATCAGGACAATCGTTCCCAGGTAAGTGGCGGCATAATAGAAATTGCCTATCCGACGATTCACAGGGTTACCAACCACCCACAGATACCACATATTGAACAGCAGATGAAAAAAACTGCCGTGTGCAAATCCGTAAGTCAGAATGGTCATCAGCGGCATCCCGGGTCCGGTCATCATCGACTCCAGCGGCACCAGAAAATAGAACAGCACATTCAGAGCAATGAGCACCAGATTCGCTGTCGGTACCGTTGGCTGTCGGGCCTCGGTCTCCACCTGCATTGGAATTGGAAAAAACATGATCACCTGCCTGTATTAATAAGAATCAATTTCCTGCCTTGCGCCATTTCGGTTGTGAATTGAGTGACGCCGGCAGACCAGAACTGGTTGCCTGGTCGAATCACTCTTTTCATGTAATACCGGACTGCTTTCGGTTTCGTTTTTAAAAGAAATTTCTTGAGAACTCATGATTGAGGTCCAATAATGGAAGCCAGCAGCATCAGGTTGTACTGGCAGCACCCCGGTATTGACCTGGTGAATCTGAGCACTAAGTCCCTTGATTGCCAACACTTCGCTCCTCTTACAGACTTCAGGGCTGCAGCAGGAAAGTTTCGTTTCGATGCCATTTCCGGAGACCCGCCATACTTTGATTCAGCGGATTGCCACCACGGGCAATGAAGACGACTGGCGGACCTTCATGACGGACTACTGGCGGCCCGTCTGTCGCTTTTCCATCCGTTGGGGGAAAATCAATCTCACCGATGCAGAAGAAGTCGCTGCCTTAACCTTTGCCGCACTGATTCAGAATCAGCTGCTGGCCCGCTGGCTCTCCAATCCCTCCGCCCGGCTGCGAACCCTGATCTGTTCGGTCGTCCGGAACGTCCTTTCCAACCAGGCCCGGGTTCAGACAGGGCGTCAGAACATTCTCGAAAAACTGGCCCATGATCCTGCGCGCCCCGACTGGATTCTCGACAGCCAGGGGGCTTCTCCCGAACAGCTCGACCTCTTTTATGCCGCCTGGGTGGAAGAACTGCTGCAGGATTGTGTCGAAACCGTGATGGCAGAATATTATTCCACCAATCGCGGAGATTATTTCAGAGTCCTCTACGGTAAGATCTGTGAGCAGATGACGGCTCGGGAAATCGCTGAGCACCTGGGCCTGCAGACGACGACCGTCGAAAACTATTTTAAACACAGCCGTAGACAACTGGCGGACTGTCTTGAAAAAACTCTGGAAGCCCGGGTGCGTCGTTACAGTGATCCCCGGAACTTCGACAGTGAATTCCAGCAGGAATGGGAAGACCTGGGCAGCTATCTCACGGCACAGGGAGGCCTGGAACAGGCGGTGCATCGGTCCTATGCCACATTGGATTCCCTGGAGCTGAGACAACGGGAACAGCAATCGGTAACGGACATCCTGAACCGCCTCGATCAACAGGGGGTGCGTAAGCCGGATCCCGAATCTGAAGAAAACCGGCCCCTGCACTGACTGTTTCTGACAGCGCACTGCTGAAAATTGAAAAAATACAATTAATTTCCGAAATTGCTTACCGAATCTGCAGACCGGTTACATGAAACAGACAGCAGGAGTCGGACCGAGGGAGAGGATCAGGTTCATCATCGATTCTGAATCACCCTCATCGGCCAGAATGTAAAGTCCTTTTTTGAGGTCTCTCATGACAGACGCTAAAGAAAAAGCATCCCGGCTTAAATCGCGGCGCATCTATCGCTGGTCGTTCATCGGACTGTTAATCGTGATTGTGTTCGTCGAATGGTACGCGCAATCGTCACAGCGCAAGAGTGTCGCTGCGCTGGATGAGGCGATGAACAACCTGCCTGCCAACCAGGAACTGCCCCTCGAGAAGTTTGAGTCTTTTCAGCAGGGGTTCCCCAGCGTCACCGTTGATGATTCCGGAATCCGGCTCCGCAAGATTCATTATCGCTGGAGCGGGATCTTCAAAAGTTACCACCTGCGACTGGTCGTGGATCAGGAACAGAAGATTGTAACCTACGACACCAGGGATGAGGGCAAAGTGGAAGGCATTACAATTTTCACGCAAACCGAACCCGACAGCCAGCTGAAAAAAGTCATGCAGGAACAGGCAACGCTCCGACAGGTGGAGGCATTCTATGCCGATATGACCCCGACACTGCCAATGTATATCCCGATGATCGCAGCCCCCAGAGAGGAAGGTGACCAGCAGGATACTGACCAGAACTCGTCCGAACCATCAACAGAACCGCAGCTGGAACCGTCGCCCGATCACCAGTTGCAGATTCGGGCACAGATCGAAAAGCATACTCCCACACTTCTGAGCGAACTGCCAGAGACGGAATTGCAGCAGGAGATCGATCAGCGCTGGCAGCAATGGTATCTCGATCGTTTTCTGGGTTCGTATCAGAAATATGGTCATCGTGATCCCCGCTGGGACAAACAGGCGGTTACATTCCTGACAGACTGCTGTGCCCTTGCCAGCCAGAGCGCCCTCAAAGAAGAGGCGGCGACCCGCATGGAGCAACAGGGGGAGTTCATCGAGTCGACCGGCTGCGACGATCCGATTGTCCGCATGTTTTACATCCGTGCGCGGGCGGCCAACAGGCACCCAGACCAGCAGAAACAGATGCTCGATGAAGCATTGAAAACAGTACTGTACCCGCTACAGGAATCCCGCTATCCACCGGAGGTCCAACTGGAAGGGTCCTTGCTCGTCCGGGATATTTCTCGCGAAATCACTTACCACTGGACTGTTTCCGAGCGATTTCCGGGAGCAGAACCAAATAATTCGAGGGAACCAGATTATCATTGGAAAGCTGCCCAGCATCTGGTCTCCGTACTGGCTGACCGGAAACTGGACCGCGATGAACGCCGTTTCCTGCTGAAACACATCCTCGACAACTTCGTGATCCGGGAAATCCGTCTCTTCAGGCTGATCGTTGTCACCCTGGAACAGTCCGGGGCAGATCCCTGGTTGACTCAAATGCTGAAAGGGCATTTGCATTACCGGCTGGCCATCGATGTCCACGCGATGCATGCCTGCTACTGGACGAAGCCTGAAAAGACGCAACATAATCTGGAATACCTGACCAACTTCCAGCCAGGACAGGCCCAGATCGCCCGCGACTGTTTTCAGCAAGCCTGGCTGCAGGATCCTGATTTACCTGAAGCCCCTTACCAGGTGATGCTGGTCAATCAGTTAATCATCCAACAATTCAACAGTCAGGCCGTTACCCCAGCCGAATTTCGCTTCTGGTTTGACCAGGTGGTCAGGGCCCAGTTTGATTATGTTGCCGCCTATGACACGCTGATTCAGGTCTACCAGCTCCCCCTGTTTGCTGAACGCGAAACAAGACTGCTGGCCCTGGGAGAGGAATGCCTGCAGACAGAACGGTTCGATACCATCGTTCCCGGCAGATACTTCAAAGTGCTCAGCAGCCTCAAACCAATTTCAGATCGCAAAGAGCTCTTAACCCGCCCCGCGATTGCGGAGAATCTGACCAAAGTCATTACGGGATACAATGCCCGACCGGAAACTTCACCCGAGGTCAGAAATGCCGGTCAGTCCCTGATTGCCTACCTGAAATGGGTCAACGGCAGTCGGGATGAGTCCAGAAAACTGGTACAGGAACTGGGAACCGATTTATCAGGAGACCTGCTGGCCAACTTCGGAGTCTCCAGTTCCGAATTTTTCAGACAGATGTCATCACAGGAACCGGAAAACAAAGCCTATGCCACCGCGAAAGGAATTGTCTCTCCCATCTGCTTTGTCAACGGGGGAAAGCAGTTTCTGACGGGCAATGAGAACGGGGTGGTCACGGTCTGGGATGTCAAAACACAACAGAGCCTGCACGAATTCACCGACCATACCCGTCCTGTCACTTCCATTACTTACTCCCGGGACCGCCAGCTGGTGGCGACCGCGGCCATGGACGGTCAACTGATCCTCCGCAAGACGGACGACTTCTCCATCGTAAAAACGATTCAGCTGGAAGCCGAAATCTATCAGGCCCGCTTTTCACCTGCAGGCGACTCCATCGCGGTCTCAACGGGAACAGACCCGCAAACCGGCTTCGGAATCAAACTCTGGGATACCAAACGTTTCGAACAGACGAGGGCATTCCAGAATGAGGACGACCTGGTATTCTCCCTCTCCTGGTCTCCGGACGGAAAACAGCTGGCAGCAACATCGGCCAGTTTTGACGGTTATCGAACCATCGGCCACAGCGTCAGGATCTGGGATCTTCAGACAGGCCAGCCGGTGGGGGAACCGCTGCAGGTCCTGGAAGATCACCATGGCGTGCGCTGGTCTCCGGATGGAAAACAGCTGGCCATTTTCGGCGTCGATAAAAAGAAAGTTCAGTATAGCGACTGGGAAATCCCCCAAGTGAAAATCGTGGACGTTGCCTCCCGTAAGGTCCTGCATACATTTCAGTCGCACATCAGGCGGGTCTCGGATGTCGCTTTCACGACTGACAGTCAGTTTCTGCTGACCACCGGACTGGACAGGACACTGGTCACCTGGAATCTTTCCACGGGCAAACGTCAGAGCACTTTCATGGACACTTCAGAACGCCTGCTTTCGGTCGCTGTTGCTCCGGATAATCAGCTGGTGGCCCTGAGCGGTTCCGAGGGAGAACTGCTCACCCGGCCTCTGAGTGAACTGCTGACTTACAAGTATCAGACACAACCGCTGCTGCAGCACCACTGCCGGGCGATCAGGCACATGCAGCTCGATCCCACAGGCGAGTTGCTGGCGATCGGCGATTACATTGATGGCGTCCGTTTCTGGAACGCACAGACGGGAACACCACTTCCCCTGCACCTGCCAGTGCCGGAAGGAAACTATCTGAACCACTTCGACATCGCCCGGGAGGGCAAGCTGATCGCGCTGGCCTGCGGCACGATCGACCATACCTCGGGCGTTGTCGTATTATACAATTATGAAACCGGAAAATTACTGCAGGAATATCCATTTGACTGGCAGGGCGCCCGGTGCGTCCAGTTTTCCGCTGATGGAAAAACCCTGTTCTCCAACGGGCCGGAACATGATGTCATCGCCTGGGATACCGCTACCGGAAAAACGCGTGCGTGGGAAATGTCACTGGGACATCTCACACATATCACTGCCATGATTCTCTCCCCGGACGGAAAGTACTTATATACCTCTTCCCCTGAACTCGAAACGAAAGGGAGACCCAGGATCGACCCCAAACTGAATCGCTGGGAGATCCCCCAGACTGAGCTCGATGAAAAACACTTCCTCGAACCGTTCGAATTCAATCAACCACGGTTTCAATACATGGGGGCGCGCAAGCTGACTCTCTCACCAGACGGCACGCGGCTGTTTACAGATCAGCTTCAATACGACCTGCAGAAAGGGAGCGCGCTGAGCCCCATTCAGGGAACCCTGGTCGCAGTCAGCCCTGTTGATGCGCAATATGTCAGTTGTTCTGTCGTCATCAATGTGCCCCGCAGAACAAAATCGATCTCGCTGTTATTACAACCTTATCAACCGCCGAATCAGAAAGCGATTCCCCTGTCAAACGATCTGAAAGACCTGATTCATAATGCCGTTTTCAGCAGAGACGGTCAGCGACTCTTCACTCCTGATGGCGAGCAACACATTCTGATCTGGGATCTGAAAACAAGACGCCCCCTGTTGATGTTAAACTGAATTCCGTTGCTTCCAGCCGATCCTGAGCTCCCCCGCGTATTGAGCAGAAGTACATTTACAGCCAGGAATCTGTTCCCCCGGCTGTATAAGGCCTGAGTCCCACCTCGAACGGGGATATCTGTTTTTCGTGAGTTAATCCTCGACATTGCCCCTTGTTCAACTGTATCTTGAAGATAGGTTTTCAAGCGTTCCAAACATGTAAACACTGGTTCTACATAGACAGTTCTGGAGTGTTGATCTCCCTCGGGCCACCATTTCGAGGATCAAGTCACAACCATCACTTCCGATCGAAGCTCTCGTTACCACCCATGAAGTAAGTTGCTGGAGAAAACACATGATAGAGCGGGATATTTGTGTGTCTGCTGCATTAATGGCACTATTGAGGCGTGAGGAAACGGTACGCGGAATTGCAGCCCGCTTCGGAGTGACCGAAGCGCAGGTACTGGAATGGCAGGATATTTTCGTCGCGGCAGGAATTCTGGCTGTCACCAATTATCGCAACGGTCGGCGATTTGGGCCAGCTTCATCGGTGTCCGCCGAACAACCGAGTGAAGTTCGCGCAGGCGGTTGTTTCAACGATGCATTCCTGACCACAACCCCGATGACTCCCACTCCGTCGACCACCCCCATGTCACACTGACAGTGCCACCATGGGATCGTCCGAGTGAGTGATCGACTCGTTTCTCAATCGATTCTGCGTCGTATATATCAAATTGCGAGCAGTCATGGCATCACCGT contains:
- a CDS encoding WD40 repeat domain-containing protein, whose product is MVEDLIFHPSLVGGVYQSLATSHADGTVNKMNVTDRSYNGPHLLTEHLESTGRLAYAPDGDLLATSLGDGSISLWSTYGNGREFRRLKGHTDQVQAMLFTPDGKQLLSGGLDQTVRLWDIKTGQEIKRFSARNAVRSLAWNREMDGFYLSDGNGFDPVSLRQIKLSGEQETGFSDTSKKTPRFLFVPDAGDVGFSAPLQKDQSLNSWNLQTGEKGLLFGADVVQAAVSANGLQIITADSRGLISLWNPETGAVRQQMKVVDDPKIQQVRQLAVSRDGTLAACALANWSQKEFEVRVWKLPQFPRDGYLINCDSPINTVMFSPDGYEIVAGDQSRIRAWKLEKLNRESTFPVNSPVSALRAMPDGSGIIYATGASNSQANYIGVRPWKNFGRIGLQTGEYDDVRFAGHQARITSVDCASSARMLVSGSLDGSVRLWNLADREQAGVLELQRPVYAVRFKPQSEHEVYVCSNSRLIELWDLRTQKKLKEFSGMSFQVLCMDLSEDGTRLVAGGGDRTVRVWDTESGELLATLEGHTGPVNSVALPSVTRFNPPGSYIVSGSEDATVRYWDVERKQEMSRFTGHSAAVTSVAISPRNEYAVSGSTDGTIRRWKLRKAF
- a CDS encoding protein kinase domain-containing protein, whose translation is MIDGSVKSETHQPLTAFRGEDFSRDEIYTLIVDLADQVQALHQSQRLHLRISPEEICLNQAGKPRLSAADESRIFRRSDFDRQLFPPELQQVDQLDVSIDREQAAAVLRQAGLQLDPERIDVYQLGALFCFLLTGEKVESYLRSPRARAKVPTEFRAVIDRTLGFEPAAVIRNIEGFRAALRSLQTDSDSSQTAQADPAAEQSGDELPFQRLGHYEIRERIGQGGMGDVYLGYERSLDRQVAIKVLPPEFARQDEFVKRFYAEATAAARLVHPNIIPIYFIGEDQGHHYFVMQYVEGETLADLLKRKSRIEIDQTLAIIEQVLSGLAAAHAEGMIHRDIKPGNILLDRINRKVLLADFGLVKSLLTKTEMTATGVVMGTVDYISPEQGRGQPVDPRSDLYSLGVLTYQMLTGRLPFQADSPTSMIFQHAYETPESIHKLAPGVPEPLVKIVDRLLAKLPEERYESAELVLEDLRAFRSGYDPTTESRLQAGSPGADQQSAGESISAVEPSRTTIIESPRFEALLLPEACDAIQPAGFWKRQWRKGQDLFRKYSPELLQQLQNTQQQFEGAIQEYQRRRSSLETLYQEAELSLQELNRLADRWQSAAERAQSRAETAAHADLKHRSGTKLLQTTGGRGSPSSGATTGTAGVDGPAESTDQCTITATDLSARSAERPDSRSPGPGSGAGELTAGSDGKTEFAPLCCCRNPGSGGLSVSVREGGSTADPWSATSREFLHCCR
- a CDS encoding PspA/IM30 family protein codes for the protein MGIFKKISDIISANLGEMMEEYENPELMLKQAISEMENSIRTALQETAKSLASEKKLAKEMAHNENESRHWQERAAQAVAAGDDELARKALSRKKEHEKISVALQDQLKVCQEANQTLRHQLDGMKAKLAEAKRSLATLSARNKAAQVRKKIYARSGEMNFDLDDSAFQTFEQLREKVEQAEAEADALAELQGIDPASWDRDEVGVSDSEIDQELEQLKQAQNSGQ
- a CDS encoding rhomboid family intramembrane serine protease, with amino-acid sequence MFFPIPMQVETEARQPTVPTANLVLIALNVLFYFLVPLESMMTGPGMPLMTILTYGFAHGSFFHLLFNMWYLWVVGNPVNRRIGNFYYAATYLGTIVLIGILARCLGGSFIYGSSGAVFAVLATATLLLPVKRVEVHYLALFPLTILIGLLRLPRYGLQWFIRWDHASMPVLLFSLLFLVLELLGFLIWFLQGQIHVTSLGHLTGFVCGVTAVLLLPERITIPQKAAMS
- a CDS encoding RNA polymerase sigma factor translates to MPFPETRHTLIQRIATTGNEDDWRTFMTDYWRPVCRFSIRWGKINLTDAEEVAALTFAALIQNQLLARWLSNPSARLRTLICSVVRNVLSNQARVQTGRQNILEKLAHDPARPDWILDSQGASPEQLDLFYAAWVEELLQDCVETVMAEYYSTNRGDYFRVLYGKICEQMTAREIAEHLGLQTTTVENYFKHSRRQLADCLEKTLEARVRRYSDPRNFDSEFQQEWEDLGSYLTAQGGLEQAVHRSYATLDSLELRQREQQSVTDILNRLDQQGVRKPDPESEENRPLH